From Oryzias latipes chromosome 18, ASM223467v1:
CATGCCATTCAAGAAATGAATAAGAAtaaaaagatgacatcacagtgaaAAGAAATAGTCAAAGAATTTATGAATGGGGCCAAAAACCCATTAACAACACCAAAACACGCGCAGCAGGTGtttccaaaggaagttttaaaattatagGATAGCCAcaggacctacggcttggcagTCAAAGTGTGACAGTGtgcctttttcacattttcccacaaAATGGGAAAGAAGACTTGTGTTCGAGAGATTTTCaaaaaatttcacacacatgccaGTAGAATAAGTCCACAACCACAATTGTTGACCTTTTTTGTTAGGTAGAGGCCTCCATCATGAgtttccccccaaaaataaCCTTTACTACCACCTACAAATTTAAACCCCTTGGGATTGTCATGCATCTTCTTCTAACTCTTTGAGCATCATTGGTAAGCTACTTGGGGATAAAATGTTGGCTTTAAAGTTTAGAGATTTTTAATGGTGTTAGTGTACCAAGCTTGCAAAAGGGGTGTTTCTGTGTTGTTCGCCTATCTCTTActagaatattgtgaaaattgaaAACAATAATCCCTGTCTCAagatgaacaaaacaatataataatttaaataaacatatggccatggttaaaaaaaaaaccttaattgccaaggaaatcccaaaATTAACTTCTGACAATACTtctgaaaatgacaaagaagataaagatagattttttttgtttttttcagaaaagtgATTTCGATTAGATACAATGATGAATGGTGACATATTCAGGttttatcatcataaatctgacttcaatgttcaaaaacatgcttcaaaggtaattttgcaactctaaattgtccataggtgtgagtgtgagagtgaatggatgtgtgattgtggacacactaccctgcgacagactggcgacctgcccagggtgtccccctgccttcgcccataagtggccgggataggctccggcagccccgtgaccccgaaagggataaaacggaatagaaaatgaatgaatgaaatctgacttcagaggactcagtgcctcaccagccatcaacctcactgcacgtcactgagtagttgtgttGGTCAGAGAGAGGCGGAGAAaagagtgtgtgggtgtgtgatgagagagaggtgcctgtgtgtgtggagggggtagctgacctccagggtagtcgagttgttaactctggctaagctgcatttgatgtgtgtactgaaggtggacactttccttgttTTATGAGTGTTTTATGGAGTGTTTTATgagtgttttatggaaaataatatggctttaattgcgtgtttgtgtgtacgtcttggcaggtcagtgtgtggtgtggctctttgactctcacagtgaaaatattcggctcttggtgtcaaacctgttcgccacccctgtgctatatgatatatttaactgaaattgatgatccaaacaaccaatgatttatgaagaaaaatcttgaaaattatagggggggtgcccaaactttctcatacTACTGTATATTCTCACATCTGGGGTattaacacttttaaaaaaaaatcctttttagaaatttaaaaaaaactttttttttattggaagatTGTTTGGAAgtcttttagaaaaaaggcaaatgtcCCTGTTTCAATCCCTCTCAGGTTGGCTTCTTGAAGACCCAGCATCGCTATGAGATTGTCTTCACCCTACCAGAGGTGCCAGGTCTGGGTAAAAACGTGTGCCCAGCACCAGTGCCAAGTCCTCATCTGCGGATCACCAACATCCTACCTGCTCCAGAGGGTTAGTAATAGAATACATTTACAAGAGAGCTAAAATAATTGGTATTAATGCTCTTAACCAGCATTGCAGTGTAAAAAGCATTGCAAACTGTAGCTGCATGTAACCTGTGATTACAGCAGACAGGTCACATAGATTCAATGCAGTGAACTAACTTCAAAAATCAAACTCCAACACAAACATTCGACACACGTGACGGCTGGAGCAGCTGCTTTCATAGATTTGTTTCTACAAACTTCGGCCAATAAAAATGCTGAAATGTGCTAAAGGGGATCCTCTAATATGCCGGGGGAGGGATGCCCACTGAACTGCCTGTAACTGAAGGAGGTTATTGACCTTTATGTTCAGCTCTTTCCCACAGCCTTCCTATTACCCTCCCAGCTGCCGTGTCCAGGCCTCGGTGGATTCTAACTACTGCACTGCTGTGTTTAATAAATTCCTGACTCTTTATTTATGAGTCACCTGTGTTGACATATATGGTTGTCATTCAGATAAATTACAGCTGACATATGGTTTGTGAATtgaatgctgaaaaaaaaatgaacaaacagtcctctgctttgtgttttctattgtttctAGGAGGCCTAAAGGTTGCATGCGAGTACATGGCCCTGCAGGAGGGAGTTCTGTGTGAGGAGGTGCTGCTGCTAAGCgagaccaatgatgacgtctgTGTCAGAGTCAAAGTTCATGCCAGAGTCATGGGTGAGGTTGTTTTATCAAGATCATTATCAGATAATGATCTTGATGTCCTGTGCTGATATGGAGATGTTTCAGCACTCTTTGGCCTGCCAGATCTGCAACACAGAAAACATTATAAATCTTTATTTGGTACAGCtttaaaatgactgaaattATTGGGCTTTTAAGAATtacttgtgtttaaaaatgatttcaatCTTTTTATTGGAGTTCTCAAAAACTTaaacttttaactttaaactttaaCCTTGATAATACAGTGATGAACACTAACCACAAAACCTatgtcaacatttaaaaaaaatctgattttactACCTAATGTCTCCGTTTATTGGTTGTTACACAAAAGACCCAAGATATGAGTAAtattcacacattttcacctgGTATTGTCGACCTTTATTAAGGGGTCTTGCAGAGAAATAAAAGCTGGATTTTACTGCACTACTGCCTCCTGCTGGTCAATAGCTGGTCAGTCgctttttaaatcattaaaaaatgtttttgctttatttataatTCTATAGAACTGACATAATTGAATAGTCAATAGAATATAGTTAGTAACCAATGAAACATTCACATACCAGTTTCAGTTTTTGGTGTGTCTTTCGTTTTTCTGGTATTTCATCTTGTGTTTAGATTAGTTTCTCTCTCTGCCAGTTAACCCTGTGTTAGCAGAAGTGAATTGGATTCCTGGTATTTGTGTAAGCAGATGGAGAATTAggtaaagtgtgtgtgtgtgggggggtctcGTCTGCCTGCATAAGGATGGCTGACAATGTGccagtttatttttgtgttcatgcttttgtgtgtttgaggggGAATCAGCTCTGAGTCTGTAGTTTTAGTCTCATGACCTGGACATCTGTCTACATATTTGTAATTGAGACGGATGAAAACCAGATCAGTGGATCAAGCTGTTCCTACACCTCACTGTACATCTGCTGTTAGATAAGAGCCTGGTTGAGGAAAAACAGCAATTTTGCTGCAGAGCAAAGCTAACTTTaagactagaaaaaaaaatctgttttttagtcTTATGTATTTTGCATACATATTagataaaatgtttatatttttatcctttctttctttatggATACATGTCAATTTTTTAACATAGAAAATCAGATATttggacattttaaaaagatactttCCTAAATCAAAGGGTTCAACTTCTAGAGGATCATTAGTAATTTTCCTACATTAATTCAAGGGTCATCTTCATGATACAATAATgtgattattaatttttttacactACTGCAGTTTGTGTGATTATGAGtgctgcatattttttttactaattacTATGTAAGCATTGAgcttgaaaattaaaaagtataaacTTTCTGATCTTTAATCAGTTTTCACGCAACATCCGTACACAATATCAGCAACACTTGGTTAACAAATGGTTAACAtagatttattgtaaaaatggtGATTCATCACATGTTGAGCAAAAGTTTCAAAGATGAAAATCAGGTCCAGACTCACTGTTTAATCccttatttgatcatttttttgattATAGTATTCTAACTttgtatggagtcctatactgttcataattaaatgaataaatatttaattcaataaataaatgacctcatgcaaatacacaatcaaccaataaatctctcataaatatataaaaagatcatgaaattgtgaaaaacctgcacactaattttaaattagccattatattattcaatatatttcattttgctttaaaaacctgttcattattttaaaatataattttaaaatattcattttaatcatgttgaatattattataattctacgtcagaacctcggatttcaaaatcaatattttccaaagtatctttgtttttatttcatgttgctgtttttcagaatgacttatttatttcatgaagagctttttcaggagaacgagtctatctgtcaatcagtgaaagtgggcgggatctaaacgctcattggctcatccatggaaatcgactcatattcctcaatacccgctcagcggtgtaccagtcagagagatgacagaTTTCAGTGATATCTGCACGCCATGCTGACATTTGAAGATCAAATAGAGtcaaacaatctgtctgctgcagaagatgcaaacattttgtagtttgagggtttgtgtggaccaaaccacagaggagctccggtcgtccacgtctCGAAGTTCCCCATTGAAACACTCTTCATTCTCACGCCATTCATTCAGAGCTcttctctgctctgcagctaaCACAGCTCTGCTGTCTGTGCTCACAGATCCAATCTGACGTCACATCGTGCCTTACACtatgtcggctcgcaggaggcgagctggcggccAGACCGGCTGGGGAAAGCGGAACAGGCCTGgtcgggcctcctgaaccttatgatatttttttattttcattgagacaatgattataaatcaggtccactggttttatttttccctctcggggaaaatgttgaacctttccttcgatgacgtttctgacagTGTTCggaaaacgcagcggagatccggggtttgatttgaggttcacttccccgttcggacgcctccagagcgggttaataaaagaatcaggctctgtactttggaggaaacctttttttattattgcttttCTGGCGAACTGAgcaacagacccttaacttgcgctcacacacacacacacttgctgcGCGCTCTGTTTTACACGTAAGTTAAGacgtagtttgactgcaggagttgaagcagagcctctctctgggatgatctcatgaactcaaacatggaaacattgatATCATGtagaactattcaaaataaataaacctgatcacTGAACACTCTCCgtgtgcattgtgcatccatgcattgtaagtGAGATAATCACAGACACCCCTCCacatgtggctatcaggctaaaaatattagctggtagctcctcacACATGCCGCATAGTGCGTTCATGGAAGTTCAGTTCATAGAAGCgtagtggaactccaacagccacccagcctaacttagaccactgCTATatgttcatgagaagatgaaaaccgCTGAACCGACCACAGAATCACccaaattatgtaaactcacccaaagccatttttatccgcaaattttatccgcaaattctggtaacactgtggatgtgttgaggtgcatactccccctagtgttttGCGCCGTCACATTCGCTGAAGCATCTTCCATCAATGTagttagggtgctgctgcttatgtctgagtaaaggagtaacCAATCACAAaggtgtctccgccttgtctggtttgattgacagagtccttctcctgaaaaagctcttcatgaaataaataagtcattctgaaaaacagcaacatgaaataaatacaaagctactttggaaaatattgattttgaaatccaaggttctgaaaaaagacgtagaattataataatattcaacatgattaaaatgaatattttaaaattatattttaaaataatgaacaggtttttaaagcaaaatgaaatatattgaataatataa
This genomic window contains:
- the c18h20orf27 gene encoding UPF0687 protein C20orf27 homolog, translated to MATAKKMCSKAGGVHFSEEPPSTGVPSHVHFDEKLHDSVVMVTQEDDGNFMVKVGFLKTQHRYEIVFTLPEVPGLGKNVCPAPVPSPHLRITNILPAPEGGLKVACEYMALQEGVLCEEVLLLSETNDDVCVRVKVHARVMDRHHGTPMLLEGVRCIGVELEYDSEHSDWQGFD